A genomic window from Sphingobacterium spiritivorum includes:
- a CDS encoding response regulator — protein MENKKIAVLYVDDEENNLLSFKATFRLKYEVHTAISGADAIEIVKKNPVNVIITDQRMPEMTGVEFLEEIIKLDPHPMRILLTGYTDMAAVIDAVNKGKIFHYLNKPWSEEELDQTIIRAYEAYNEREKIIETNSQLETSNEQLEFLLRQKLLS, from the coding sequence ATGGAAAACAAGAAGATTGCGGTATTATACGTAGATGATGAGGAGAATAATTTGCTTTCCTTTAAGGCGACCTTTCGTCTCAAATATGAAGTCCACACAGCGATAAGTGGTGCGGATGCTATAGAAATTGTCAAAAAGAATCCTGTCAATGTTATTATTACGGACCAGCGGATGCCCGAAATGACTGGCGTAGAATTCTTAGAAGAGATTATTAAACTGGATCCGCATCCTATGCGTATTCTGCTGACCGGTTATACAGACATGGCTGCTGTCATAGACGCCGTTAACAAAGGAAAAATATTTCATTATCTGAATAAGCCGTGGAGTGAAGAGGAACTGGATCAAACAATAATACGCGCTTACGAAGCCTATAATGAAAGAGAAAAAATAATAGAGACCAATTCACAACTGGAAACATCTA